The Sphingobacterium lactis sequence GATAGGAAATCGGTCAACTTATAGCTCAACTTGGAACGCATGTTATAGCGGTCAAAGTAATCATCCACCAAACGGATCGGTGAGTTTTGTCGGTTGTACCCTGCACTCAGGTAGTAGCTGACCTTTTCGTCAGATCCTGCAATCGAGAGGTCATGGGTATGGCTATTGGTCCAGTCTGAAAGGAAATGTCTGGTCCAGTCTTTATTGCCCATATATTCCCATTGATTGGGGTTGGACGGATCGACACGCACCGCCGGAGTGGAAGGATCGTCAGAGCGAAGCTTTGCATATTGGTAGTATTGATCGGAGAAATTGACGTTATCCCACGGTGTGTTATCCGTAGACAACTCCAACAGTCTGGAGAAAACATAGGGATCAGTAACCTTATCTGCAATCACGGTAGGTTTATTCCAGGTAAAGTTATTGGCATAATTAATCTTGAGGCTACCTTTTCCGGACTTCGTGGTCACTAAGATGACCCCGAAGGCGGCACGTGCACCATAGATCGCTGCAGCCGACGCATCCTTGATAACGGAAAGAGACTCGATATCCTGTGGGGATATGCGGTTCAATTCTTCGGCACTCACCGGCACATTATCCACCATGATCAACGGATCACCGCCATTGATGGAGGTCATGCCTCGGACATTGATTTTTGCGGCCGTACCCGGACCACCGTTGTTGAATTGAATATTTAAGTTCGGCACCATACCCTGCAAGCCTTGCGCAACATTCGCAATCGGACGGCTTTCCAACACCTTCCCACTTACATAGTCTACCGCACCCGAAAGATTCACCTTCTTCTGCGTACCATAACCTACCACAACAACCTCGTCTAAATTGGAAGAATTGGACGTCAAGGTAAAACTGGTTTGGTCATCGAACACATACACCTGTGTATCATAGCCCATGGAACTGATCTGAATGGACTCCCCTTTTGCGATGCGGAGTGAAAAGTGACCGTTGGCATCGGTTTGGGTGGATGCTCCTGTGGTCATGTTTTTGACGCTGGCACCTTGGATCGGCACCATTGACTCATCGGTTACCACACCTTGGTAGTCCTGAGTCCTTTGCACGCTCATGGTTTCTGGCGGATTGGCAGCAGAACCCGGGAGGGGTGCAGCAATACCAGCGAAAAAACACAAGGCAAAGTACAATTTTGTCTTCTGGATATTATTCATGCTTTGTGGGTTAACAATATGCCGCAAAGCTACCTTTAGGACTTTAAGAGAATATTACCGTAAGAATATGTAAGGTTTACTATAGTATTACCTAATTGTTAAAAATTATAATTGTTGGTAACAAACATCTATTTAAAAGCACGTCAAAACATTGAATTTCAATAAATAACAAAATCTCTGCTTTTTCTCTGTTTTAAACAGAGGTTAAGCAAAGATTAATTTACAATTCCTTAATACCAAGAGATTTCTTCTTGTTTCAGGGTATCTTACTGTTCCTTTAGAAATGCCACCAATGCGCCAACCGCTTTGGACCGGTGGCTGATTTTATTCTTTTCTTCCAAGCTCATTTCAGCAAACGTTTTGTCGTAGCCACTCGGAATGAAGATAGGATCGTATCCAAATCCTTCGGTTCCCGTACGCGTATCGATTATCCGTCCTTCCACGGTACCTTCAAAAAAATATTGTTCGCCATTGAGGTATAGCGAAATGACCGTTTTGAATCGTGCGTTCCGATCTGATTTATCTTTAAGCTTGTCCAGGACCAGATCAATGTTCTTTTCCATATCCCTTGAGCCGGAATAGCGTGCCGAATAAACACCTGGTTCTCCGTTCAGGGCGTCGATTTCCAATCCCGAATCATCGCCAAAGCAATTTACTTGGAATCGCTCCACCAAATAGTCTGTTTTTTGCTTGGCATTGATCGCAAAGGTATCGCCGGTTTCGGGAATATCATCGTGACAGCCAATGTCCGATAGCGATTTTAAGGTGAACTTATCACCAACCATCTCTTGGACTTCCTTTAATTTGTGTTCGTTATTTGTTGCAAATACCAATTCCATAGCCTAAAAATAATAAGCTTCAAAAGTAATCATCTTTATGGGGAATTAAGAAAAAGGAGGCTAAAAATTAAGATTGGATAAAGGACTTGAACTCCGTCCAGAACATTTTCTTCTTTTGCACATCGGCAAACATCTCCTCAAAGGAGAACGTATTGAATACGGTTGCCACCTTACCGTGCATATAGGAATTATGGCCGATGACCGGTAATTTCAGGGAAGTCGGCTCCACGCCAAGCAGCGTAATTTTCTTGGGGTTGAAGAAGCTCATGATGCGCTTCCACTCATTGGGGTTATGCGGGTTCGCCAGGTTCACCACGGCCACATTGCCTGCATTCAGGTTCAGTGCTCCGATCGTTTTCAGGAAAGCTTCTTCCGCCTGCGGCGAGAAATAGGGATATTCCGGATATCGCAGAATGAACAGCACGCCCGTTGATTTATCACCTTGATAGATGAACTCCTCAGCAGTTCCTGTCGGATTTTGCTGAGGAGTATCATGTATAGGACCTGCAGTCAGCGTCTCCACGATAGGCATAGCAGCACCAGGGATGGCAAAAACAGTTTCTGACATCAGGGCCTGTATGGCTATTGGATTATCTGTAGTTAACGTTTTATCCAAGGGACGCGACTTTAAGGGATTACAAATGCTATTTTATTGACCTAATACCCAAGCGAAGATCAAAGGTGCAACGATGGTTGCATCCGACTCCACAATGAACTTAGGCGATTGGGTATCCAATTTACCCCAAGTAATCTTCTCGTTCGGAACAGCTCCGGAATAAGATCCGTAAGACGTTGTCGAATCGGAGATCTGACAGAAATAGGACCAGAAAGGAACATCATGCCATTCCAAATCCTGGTACATCATTGGCACAACACAGATCGGGAAGTCACCAGCGATACCACCACCAATTTGGAAAAATCCTACACCTTTGCCACCGGAATTCTCACGGTACCATTCTGTAAGATAGATCATATATTCAATACCGGTTTTGACGGTATGTGCTTTCAATTCACCCTTGATCACGTAGGAAGCAAAGATATTTCCTGTTGTTGAGTCTTCCCATCCCGGTACGATGATTGGAATATTTTTTTCCGCAGCCGCTAAAATCCAGGAGTTCTTCGGATCGATCTCGTAGTATTGCTCCAAATCGCCAGAAAGAACCACTTTATATAGGAATTCGTGTGGGAAATAACGCTCGCCAGCTGCTTCAGCATCTTTCCACGCTTTTTCCAAGTGCGATTGCAATCTGCGGAATGCTTCTTCCTCAGGGATACAGGTATCCGTAACACGGTTATAGTGGTTTTCCAACAATTCCCATTCGTCCTGTGGCGTAAGGTCACGGTAGTTAGGTACACGCTTGTAGTGTGAATGCGCAACTAAGTTCATCACATCCTCTTCCAGGTTCGCACCTGTACAGGAGATGATCGCAACTTTATCCTGACGGATCATTTCCGCCAAAGAGATTCCCAATTCTGCGGTACTCATCGCACCAGCTAGGGAAACCAACATTTTTCCACCTTCAGCAAGGTGGGTCTCATATCCTTTCGCAGCATCAACCAAGGATGCAGCATTGAAGTGAAGATAGTTTTTCTCAATAAATTGAGAAATAGGTCCTCTTTGTGTACTCATAGTCGTATATTATGATAAAAATGTTTACAAAGGTACTCAATTATTCAAGAATACCTCCCCTTGCCGTTTTCACTTTCGCTTCAAAAGCCGTGAAAAAAGCCAAAAGAAGAACACCACGATTAAAATTAGGATTCCAAGGATGATTATTTCGCTCATTCCGAGGCTCCAGCTGTCATTATTTAACATTTGTTAAAAAATTAAGATACTACCCATTTTTCACATTTCTCCAAGAATTCCGGCGCTATGTCAGCGGCAATTCCGGGACCTTCCGTAATGTGGATGGCATAGCCATCATACTGGATACCCCCGATTACGGGATCTTCCAGGTGGCCGACCATGCAGGTGTCCAAATCGAAGAATTTTACATTGGGAGCAGCATAGGCAAAGTGCGCCTTGGCCGCCAAGGCCAGCCTGCTTTCCAGCATCCCCCCGATCATGCAAGGAATACCGTATTCCTGGGCAACGGCCTGAATCTTCAGGGATTCTGCAATTCCCGAAGATTTCGAGAATTTAATATTGATGTAATCGCATCCATCGGTGCGACAGATCCGGTCGGCATCGTGATGGTCATAAACGGATTCATCCGCCATAATGGGCACGATGGTTTCCGAACGTAATTGTGCCAATAGATGGTCGTTATAGGTGCGCATCGGTTGTTCACAGAATTGGATCTTTAAAGGCTCCAAACCCTGCAATGCTTCAACGGCTTCGGCGTAGGACCATCCCTGATTGGCATCGATCCGGATCGGGATATCGAATCCGACAGCCTGGCGAATGGCCTTTATTCTGGCAATATCATCCTGGGGCTTCTTCCCCAATTTCACCTTCAGCGCAACGGCTCCACCATCGTGCAATACTTTCGCCTTGGTCGCCATTTCCTCCGGACTGGCGATGCCCAAGGTGATGTCCGTATGGATTTCACGTGGCGTACCGCCCAAGTATTGATACAATGGTTGACCTGCAGCCTTGGCGGCAAGATCATACAACGCCATATCGAAGGCGGATTTGATGGTGCCATTGCGGGCAATATACAAGTGCAGTTCCGCCAAGCGCGCTTCCACATCCAACGGATCCTTCCCTACCCAGATTTTCGCAAAATCCCGAGCGACCGCCAAACAGGTCTCCTGGGTCTCCCCGACGATCATCGGAAAAGCCGAACATTCCCCAACGCCATACCATTCCGTGTCCGTAAGGATCTTGATAAATGTGTTCTGCGCGTACTCCATTACCCCTGTGGCAATCACGAACGGCTCCATCGGAATGCTGAGCCTATAGATTTCAATTGACTTGATTAACATAATTTATAAGTTCGAATAGCAAATGTAACGAATGATATTCCATTATTATAGCCAAATGGCGAAACAAATACAAAATCTGCTATTAACACCCGATTAAATTACATTACCTTCAAACTTTTTAATATTTTTTTAACATTATTACAATATTTTAATCGTTTTCTTCATATATTAGCAATCTCGTTTGTTATTTTATCTAATTATCATATTACAATGCAGCAAGAAGGACTTTATAACCCGGCGTTCGAACATGACGCTTGCGGGGTTGGATTCGTAGCCCATATCAAGGGGCAGAAATCGCACCAGCAGGTGAAGGACGCCCTGACGATGTTGGAGAACATGGAGCACCGTGGGGCATGCGGTTGCGATCCGGAGTCCGGTGATGGCGCAGGGATCATGATCCAACTTCCCCATGAATTTCTGTGGGAAGAATGTATCAATTTGGGCATACAGCTCCAAGAACCGGGTTATTATGGTGTAGGGATGCTCTTTCTGCCTAAAGAGGAGGCGATGAATCGCTTATGTCGCGAAGTCATTGCCGAGGCTGCAGCAGAACGAAACATGGAACTGCTGGGATTCCGGCAGGTACCTGTCAGCCGGGAAGGGATAGGTCCTACGGCACTCAGCGCGGAACCGGAGATCGTGCAGTTTTTTATCTCCCGCCCAGCGGGTGTACAGAACACCGAGGATTTTGAACGGAAGTT is a genomic window containing:
- a CDS encoding deoxyhypusine synthase family protein, coding for MSTQRGPISQFIEKNYLHFNAASLVDAAKGYETHLAEGGKMLVSLAGAMSTAELGISLAEMIRQDKVAIISCTGANLEEDVMNLVAHSHYKRVPNYRDLTPQDEWELLENHYNRVTDTCIPEEEAFRRLQSHLEKAWKDAEAAGERYFPHEFLYKVVLSGDLEQYYEIDPKNSWILAAAEKNIPIIVPGWEDSTTGNIFASYVIKGELKAHTVKTGIEYMIYLTEWYRENSGGKGVGFFQIGGGIAGDFPICVVPMMYQDLEWHDVPFWSYFCQISDSTTSYGSYSGAVPNEKITWGKLDTQSPKFIVESDATIVAPLIFAWVLGQ
- a CDS encoding mandelate racemase/muconate lactonizing enzyme family protein, whose product is MLIKSIEIYRLSIPMEPFVIATGVMEYAQNTFIKILTDTEWYGVGECSAFPMIVGETQETCLAVARDFAKIWVGKDPLDVEARLAELHLYIARNGTIKSAFDMALYDLAAKAAGQPLYQYLGGTPREIHTDITLGIASPEEMATKAKVLHDGGAVALKVKLGKKPQDDIARIKAIRQAVGFDIPIRIDANQGWSYAEAVEALQGLEPLKIQFCEQPMRTYNDHLLAQLRSETIVPIMADESVYDHHDADRICRTDGCDYINIKFSKSSGIAESLKIQAVAQEYGIPCMIGGMLESRLALAAKAHFAYAAPNVKFFDLDTCMVGHLEDPVIGGIQYDGYAIHITEGPGIAADIAPEFLEKCEKWVVS
- a CDS encoding non-canonical purine NTP diphosphatase — its product is MELVFATNNEHKLKEVQEMVGDKFTLKSLSDIGCHDDIPETGDTFAINAKQKTDYLVERFQVNCFGDDSGLEIDALNGEPGVYSARYSGSRDMEKNIDLVLDKLKDKSDRNARFKTVISLYLNGEQYFFEGTVEGRIIDTRTGTEGFGYDPIFIPSGYDKTFAEMSLEEKNKISHRSKAVGALVAFLKEQ